The DNA region CCCGGCACAAAACCGAGCAAATTCTTTAAAATTTTAACATACTTTCTGTTGGGTGATATATAAAGCTTGTAGAACCGACTTATAGGCATCAAACCACAATTAATCTTCGTACTTTTTAAATATTACAGAAGCATTGTGTCCGCCAAAACCAAATCCATTGCTTTGCACTATATTAATATCGCGTTTTTGAGCGGTATTGAAAGTGAAATTGATCTTAGGATCAAAAGCCGGATCATCCGTAAAGTGATTAATGGTTGGAGGGATGATACCATGTTTTAATGCCAGTATCGACGCAATAGCTTCAACCGCGCCGGCAGCACCAAGTAAATGGCCTGTCATTGATTTGGTTGAGCTAATATTGATACGGTAAATATCATCACCAAACACATCCTGTATTGCTTTAATTTCCTGCGGATCACCGATTGGGGTTGATGTGCCGTGAACGTTCACATAATCAATATCGGCAGGGCTAAGGTTGGCATCTTCGAGAGCAGCGCGCATTACAAACGCGGCACCTAAGCCATCGGGATGAGGTGCTGTCATGTGATAGGCATCGGCGCTCATGCCGCCACCCACCATTTCGGCGTATATTTTAGCGCCGCGGGCTTTTGCATGCTCTAACTCCTCTAAAATGATAGTACCTGCTCCTTCACCGGCCACAAAACCATCCCTGTCCAGATCAAACGGACGTGATGCCGTTGCCGGATCATCGTTTCGGGTTGATAATGCGTGCATGGCGTTAAAACCACCTATGCCGGCTTCGTTGATAATGGCTTCAGAACCACCGCTGATGAACATGTTAGCTTTGCCCAAACGGATATAATTAAATGAATCTATCAGGGAATTATTTGATGAAGCACATGCCGAAACAGTAGTGAAGTTGGGGCCGCGCAAACCATATTTAATAGATATATGGCCGGGGGCTATATCAGCAATCATTTTAGGGATGAAGAACGGGTTAAAACGCGGAGAGCCATCACCTTTGGCAAAGGCTGTCACCTCGTCGAGGAAAGTTTTTAACCCCCCAATACCCGAGCCCCAGATAACGCCAATACGGCTGGTATCCAGTTTTGAAAAATCTAATCCTGCGTCTTTTACGGCTTCTTCGGTTGAAAATAAGGCGTATTGTACAAAAGGATCCAATTTGCGGGCGTCTTTACGGCCCAAAAAACCATCCGCGTCAAAGTCTTTTACTTCGCAAGCGAACTTAGTTTTGAATTTTTCGGTATCAAAACTTTTAATCAAGGCAGCGCCACTTACTCCATTGATCAGTCCGTTCCAATAGTCTGAAACAGTGTTACCAATAGGAGTAAGTGCTCCAAGCCCGGTTACTACAACTCTTTTAAACTCCATTTAATCCAGTTAAGGAGTTTTATTTAACGTTTTTTTCAAGGTAAGCAACTGCCTGGCCAACAGTACCAATAGTTTCAGCCTGATCGTCAGGAATAGCCACGTTAAATTCTTTTTCAAACTCCATGATTAATTCCACGGTGTCTAACGAGTCGGCACCAAGATCATTGGTGAAACTCGCTTCTGGCGTAACTTCACTTTCGTCAACACCCAGTTTTTCTACGATAATAGCTTTTACTCTTGAAGCGATATCAGACATAGTCTTTATAGTTTAATGATTAATAAAAATTCAGTGCAAAGAAAAATAAATTCTGTCAATAAACAAATCTAAAACTTTTACAATATAAATCTCTAAACAAAATTTTATTGAAACGGTTTGTATTAGTAATTTTGACGGCGTAAAAGTAATGATTTTGAACAGGAAATTTTTAAAGTTTGAGATCGATTTTGATTTTGTGCTCATTGCAGTAACAAGCTCACTTAAAGATTACCGGGTTTGTTTTCTTATAAACAAGTACTTGAATTTTAATTTCGTAAAAACCGATGACCTGGAAGTAGATATTTACCCCGGGGCCGAGCCTGTTTTGTTTTCATTATACCGCTACAGTTGGGAAACCACCGAAACAGACTTCTTCTTTATAGGCAATAAAGGCTCAGATGGCTACCTGGTGCCTGAAATAAAAAGTGCCGACTATTTTTTAATGATCCGCAACTATATAGATGATAATGAGCTTGATATGATCATTTCATCGCTTAATAAAATACCAGAAATAGTTGCAGCTGTAAAGATTGACCCAAAAAAAATAAAATCACGGGAAAATCTTTTATTTTAGCGCCGAATTTAAAAAGATGTTGGTTTTACAATCATTAAATACCCTCCAGTTTTAACCCGAATAATATGGAACTATACTATAATCGTACAAAAATTGTTGCCACCATGGGGCCGGCATCAGCTAAAAAGGATGTTTTATTAGCGATGATCAAGGCAGGTGTCAACGTTTGCCGTCTTAATTTTTCGCACGGTAAGCCTGAAGATCATAAGGTAGTGATCGATCTTATCCGTGAAATTAACGAGCAATACAAAACCAACGTAGGTATCCTGGCCGATTTACAGGGCCCAAAGATCCGCATCGGGCTGGTAAAGGACGGCGGTATTCATTTAGTTAACGGAACGCACATTAAAATTACCACTCACGAATGCATTGGTAACGATGAGCAGATTTATATTACTTATGATACCTTCCCGCAGGATGTACAGGCAAACGAAATAATTTTGCTTGATGACGGTAAGCTGCAGTTAAGGGTTATTGAAACCAACAAAATTGATACAGTTATATGTGAGGTTGTTCACGGTGGTATTTTAACATCACGCAAGGGTGTTAACCTGCCTAACACCAAAGTGTCTATCCCAAGCTTAACCGAAGAAGACCTGATTAACCTTGAATTTGCCCTTAAACAGGATGTTGAATGGATCGGTCTTTCTTTTGTTCGCACAGGCGAGGATATTATTGACCTGAAACGTATTATAGCCCGCAACGGTTCGGCGGCTAAGGTGATTGCCAAAGTTGAAAAGCCGGAAGCTATTGAAAATATTGATGCCATTATTGCTGCTACAGATGGTGTAATGGTTGCCCGTGGTGACCTTGGTGTTGAAATGCCGCTTGAAGAAGTGCCATTGCTGCAAAAAATGATTGCCCGTAAATGCCGCGCTGCTTCAAAACCGGTTATCGTAGCTACCCAGATGCTGGAATCAATGATCACCACACCACGCCCAACCCGTGCCGAAGTGAACGACGTTGCCAACTCTGTACTTGACGGTGCCGATGCGGTGATGTTAAGCGGCGAAACATCAGTTGGTGAGTTCCCGGTTATTGTTATTGAAACTATGGCCAAAATTGTACGCAATGTTGAAGAATTAGGCTATCCGTTTAACGCTCCGAAGCAAGCAACAGTTAAAGACCCTTCTTCTCCGGATTTCCTGATCAATGCACTTTGCGAATCTGCCGTACATATTGCTGAGCAAAGCAATGCGGTAGGTATCGTTTCCATGACAACTTCAGGTTATACTGCATTTGAAATATCAAGCCACAGGCCTAAAGCCAGCACCTATATATTTACATCAAACAAGCAGCTATTGAATGCGCTTAGCCTTGTTTGGGGAGTGAGGGCGTATTATTATGATCAGTTGGAAAGCACTGATCAAACCATTGCCGATGTTAATGACACTCTTAAAGCCGAAGGCCTGATTAAAACAGGCGACGTAGTTGTTAACACCGCGTCTACCCCCATAATTAAACAGGGTAAAACTAATACGCTTAAATTAAGCGTTGTGGAATAAGGTTATTTAAAATCTTACTTTTAATGAAGAAGGCTCGCCGGGATAACTGGCGGGCTTTTTTGTTGGCGGGATATTTTAATCAAAATCATATATTCAAAAGGTAATTTATAAATCGCTATGTCTTTACCTTACAATCAGGCACTAAAAACTATTCTTGAACGCAGGCTTCATGAAAATTTGTTAGATGGATATTATGGAGGCGTTTTTAATCAGGATGGAGATAAGCTTTATGCACTAACCTGGGTAAAGCTCTCGTCTGTTGACTATGAAAATTATGAGTGGCATCATGAACAGCTAAACGGCTATTCATCAAGTTATCACGATTATGAAAAAACTAAGAAAATGGTGGATTTAAACTCATGGCAAAGCAAACCTCTTCGTGAATGTATTGATGAAGGCATTTACAAATATTTTTCAATATCATTTATCGGGATATGCTTTGAAGGCGAATGGTTTATCATGCCAAGTCTTGCCTTTTATGGAGATCAGTTGACCGAGCCTGAATTGAAAATGTATAAAGAGAGAGGTATTACTACAGGTGATATTTGGCAAAACGCCCTGTTTTATCCTGAAAAAGTGTATCAATTAGCAGGATACGAAAAAGCAGAGCTATTACCAACATCTATTGAGTTCAAAGACCAGCCATGGATGGTATCAATAATTAAACAGCAAAAGAAGGAACGCGTAAACATGGCCTATGTTCGGTATATTAATGAAGAGTTTTTAGAACCCTTTTTTAGTAAGTTAAAAATATCGGATCCTGAAAATTATCGGGAAGCCGTGCAGCTCAGGTACGGTTACTCAATGATTTTCCCTCAGCATAAAAAATACACATTATTTTGTGCTCATATCAAAAACAGCCAGGATAAGTGGCGGTTACAATATTTTTTATTTGAGAACCAATCCCGGAGGTTTTATAAATGGATTTATTTTAGCAATCCGGCAGAATGTGATTTTTCATTTGCTTACGGCGATCTGATCATTGACAACCTGAAGCAAATTTCCAGTTGGGATCAGGAAGGCTACCTTGATTCATCGTGCACCATGGATAACGAAATATTCTGGAGTGAATATGTTTTTAAGTTAACCGCTGATAACATCTATTTATATCTTGAGGAAATATCAATTATTTAATCCCTTCATAAAAAACAATGCCGGCTACCCGAAAGTAAACCGGCAAAGCACAATTAAAATCAGGCATAATTCAGGTTTAAGTTGAAAGGCTGATTTCTCTTGCTATCCTAAAAAATAAAAGGTAGATGCTTCTTCAAAATGAAATTTATCCGCGTTTATAAAACCTGTTTGAGCACCTGCTGCAGCGGTAGCGTTTTACCCGAAGCCGCGGAAGCAACAGTTTAACAATAGCGGCTCTTTTTATCCGGTCGCAAAATTTGTTTTTGCATCTCGGGCATATTGCATCAGGTGCTTTGCCGATAGTTGGTATTCTATCGGTTGGGTTGTTAAGGGTACGGAGATTATCCTCATTAAAAGTCACAGTCATTATATTAGGGGATGATTGTATCTCACAAAGCTGCCTAAAAGCGATATAATAAAACTGCCATTTAGCTTTATAAAACCGCCATTTGGGGCAAAAGTCATCTCCTGGAGATAAAAGATCCCCTAAAACTAAAAAGACAATTAAAAGATAATCAACCGTAAGGTTTAAAGCAACTCATTAACGTCGCGGCCATAATGCTCCTTAAACAATTTACCGAAGTACGCCGGGGTATCAAACCCCGCGGCATATGATACTTCGGCAATTGTGCGGTACCTGCCGCTTTCGATAGCTTCGCGTGCTATTTGCAATTTAATGGCGCGGATGTATTTATTAGGCGTAAGTCCGGTAATTGATTTTATGCGGCGAAACAATTGCCGCTCACTGATCGCCAGTTCATAGCTCAGGGCGGCAAGGGTAAGATCGGTTTTGCCGAATCCGGACTTTTCACGCAGCGGAGAATTTTTAGTACAGGTTCTATAGCGGGCCGGGATTGACTTTGAGCCCGTGCAGCACAACTGCATAAAATGATCACACAAAAAGGGATGATCCTTCGGAAAAGATGAATAGGGTAAATTGTAATAGGGGGGCATGATATTGAGGCCCAAATTACAATTTTATCGGCGCCCGGAATTACCTTACTTTGAAATAAATTTCCTTATAAACAATCTTTATCCAAAGTGTTTTTCAGCTTATCCGTTTTAAATCAATAGTTAAAATTGCCTGTTTGGTCGTTAATATTACACCATTAAAGCTATGCCAGCTTATGCTATAATTGATTACTTTAGCGGCTGATATCGTTATAAAATTGACCATGAAACACTACGGACTAATTGGTTTTCCGCTTTCTCATTCATTTTCAAAAAAGTTTTTTACCGAAAAATTCAAAACCGAAGGTATTACAGATGCAAGGTATGATCTTTATCCTATTGAGCATATCAAGGACCTGCAGAACCTGCTTGATGAACATCCGGATATTTGCGGTCTTAATGTAACCATTCCTCATAAAATAAACGTGCTGCCTTTTTTAGATTGGATAGAGCATGACGCCCGTACAGCCGGCGCCGTAAACTGTATCAGGGTGACTGCCGAAAGCCCGATTGAAGCCGCATTTTCGGGCGAGATAGGGGTTAAAGACCATGATTTCAGACTGGAAGGCTATAATACCGATATTTATGGGTTTGAGGAATCATTAAAGCCTTTAATTGGCGATGGCAATGATGACGCCCTGGTTTTGGGCGATGGAGGTGCCGCAAAAGCAGTAAAATGTGTACTGGAAAATTTAGGTATCACCTATAAAGTTGTTACCCGCAAGCCAACACACCATGCGGATAATATTTTGTTTAAAGATCTGCAGCCACACCATATCTTACAGCACAAACTTATCATCAATACAACTCCTTTGGGTACCCATCCTAATATTGATGAATGCCCGCCTATACCTTATGATTTTATTGGCGAAAATCATATTTTGTACGACCTGATCTATAATCCTGAAGAAACCCTGTTTTTAAAACATGGCCGCGAGCGCGGCGCGGTCACTAAAAATGGCTATGAAATGCTGGTTTTACAGGCCGAAAAATCGTGGGAGATCTGGAACTCAAAGGAGAAACATCCATGAAGTATGTAAGTTTACTGGCAGCGGCGCTATTGCTTTTGGCGGCATGCAGCGGCAATCATGATTACGCGCCTAAGCCCCGCGGCTACTATCGCATAGCGTTCCCAAAAAAAGAATACCAGGATTATGCTCCCGGTTGTCCGTATGCTTTTACATATCCCAAATATGCTATTATTGAACCGGATAAAAAGCGGGATGCCAAACCTTGCTGGATAAACATGCAGTTCCCGCGGTTTAATGCCACGCTGCATTTAAGCTATCAGCCCATCACCTCAAAAAAAGAGTTTAACCAACTGGTGGAGGATGCCCGCACCTTCGCCTTTAAACATACCGTAAAAGCCACATCCATTGACGAAGGCATCATCCATTATGCCGATAAGAAAGTTTATGGCATTTATTATACAATAGACGGCAATGCCGCTTCATCGGCGCAGTTTTTCCTTACAGATAGTGTGCATAATTATATACGGGGAGCGCTATATTTTAACACTGAACCCCGGCTCGACTCCATACAACCTGTGCTTAGTTTTATAAAGCAGGACATGGCGGTGATGATTAAAAGTTTTAAGTGGAAGTAGAAGCCAAAAGCCAGACAACAAGATAATAGAAGCAAGACTTTAAGAGCTGGATATTTTAACCATGCAAAATTGCTATATAGGTATTGAAATAGGCGGAACCAAACTGCAAATAGTTTTGGCCGATGATAGCTTTATTATCAACAGGACGTTTCGTTTTGCGGTAGACAGAGCGTTGGGCGCCGCAGGGATCAGGGGGCACATTGCCCAAACCATTACCAATATTTCAAAAGAGTATATCATTAAAGGGATAAGCATCGGTTTTGGCGGACCGGTTGACCGGGGGACGGGCAGTATTGCTAAGTCGCACCAGTTAAGCGGGTGGGACGCATTTAACATTTCGGGCTGGTTGAAGCAGGAGGTTAATGTACCGGTTATTTTGGAGAATGATGCTAATGTAGCTGCCCTTGGCGAGGCATTAAAAGGGGCCGGGCGTAATTATGAACATGTATTTTATGTAACTCTTGGCAGTGGAGCAGGCGCCGGAATGGTCATTAACGGCCAAATTTATCACGGGGCAAAACCCGGGGAAGCGGAGATAGGGCACATACGCCTTAACCGCGAAGGCCTTACGCTTGAAGATAGCTGCTCGGGCTGGGCGGTTGATAAAAAGATCCGTACAGTAATCGCTCAAAAGCCCGATGGTAAACTGGCCCAACTTTGTGCGGGTGTAAATGGGGGAGAAGCTAAAATATTACTGACCGCTTCGGAACAGGGAGATGCAGGTGCGCTGAAAATATTGAATGATACCGCTGCCGACCTGGGCTTCGGCTTATCACATGCTGTACATCTTTTTCACCCTGATATTATAGTGTTGGGCGGAGGCTTATCTTTATTGGGTGAGCCCTTGCGCATTCGGGTACAAGAGGCCATGCAAGCTAATACCATGACCCTGTTTTTACCTGGCCCAGAGGTTGTAATAGCCGAATTAGGCGAACTGGCAGTACCCGTTGGGGCAATTGAAAACCTGAGGAGGCATATAGGTTAATTCAATTTCCCTTCCGGATAGTTTCTCGCAATTTCAGAAAATCATTCCACCTGAATAGGCCTGTCTCTATAGTAACCATCCCGACCAGGATGAAAATAGGGTTTAGCTATCCCCTAAAACTTATTGTTCTGTTTCCGCCAAATTTACAAACACGCAGATGGATCTGTTGTTAATAATACAGCGGCGTAATACTGCTATTAATTAATAAACAATGAAACTCATCAAATTCAATAAAATAGGTACTGATATCCGGTTGCATACCGAAAGCCTTGCTCATATGGGGTTTAGGAAAATATTTGAAGGCATCGATCAGCTTAAAATAAAAAACGGCGTTGATAAACTCGGCCTTGAAGGTTTTATTAACCAGTGCGCTTGTCTTGCAGCAGGTTCGGGGGCTATGGCGGGCAGCGGGGGTATGTTTACTCTCGTAGCAGGGATTCCATTTGATTTCATCAATTTGATCACCCAGCAGTTTAGGGCTATTATGGGCATTATGTATTATTACCGGGGCACGTATGATAATGGGTTCGACGATTTCATGTCGTTAGTGGCAACATCAGTAAGGGTGGAAGCCGGCGTGGCTATCACCAAATCCATGATGGAAGGCATTGCCGAAAGGATGCTGATGATATTAGGCACCCGCACTGCCGAACGCCTGGTTCCGGTTGTAGGCGCGGTTATTGGCGGCACGGCAAATTACCTGTTTATTAAACGCATGGCCGAACAGGTGAAACGGATGCAAAAGGATTTTGTGGTTATTGAAGTAGGGTAGGACACCTAAGCGCAAAGCAGGCATATGCCTTTAACTTTAGGCTTTCAAAACTACAATGCTATCAGGTAATTCCAGATTGAACTAAGGGTTGATAATATACCTGAGTTGAATGAGTCCGCTTGAAAATTGCTCGGCACCAAGCAGTACCAGGTTAATGCGTTCTTTTATATTTGTAAAAAGTGGTTTTCCACTACCTAAAATTACCGGGTGTACTGACAGTAATAATTCAGAGATTAGATTTTTTTTGATAAACGCTTCAACAAGTTCTGCCCCGCCAAACAACCAGATATCGCGTCCCTCCTGGCTCCTGATTTCTTCGATCCTGTTTTTAAAATCAGCAGATCTCAGTATTTCAACATTATCAGCTTGCGGGTCATGAAGTGTATCCGAAAACACATACATTTTCATGGCAGCAAACATTTTTGGATCGGTACGCATGATCAGCTCATAACTTTTGCGCCCGATGAAGATGGCATCACAGGCTTTAAAAAAGTCGGTAAGGCCATAATCCTGGTCGTCAAAGCACCAGTCGTACTCACCATTAGGCCCCTCAATATAACTATCGAGACTAACAGCGACGTTTAAGATTATTTTACGCATAGCACTATTCTTCGGGTGTGTTGTTCATTTCCTGCCATTGCTTGCTAAATGATTTATCAGCCACGCGCGGCATTTCGCGTAAATGGCCCCAGGTACGTTTAAAGAATGTTTTAAGCAGGAAGTTTTTCATGCCGCCGCCAAAAAAATCGGTAAGCTTGCGTTTAAGCATTCCCTTTTTCCAGATGGCCCAGCCCCAGCGTTCTTTATTGGTAACCAGGTTTTCGTTAACCGCATCGCGGCGGTTAAGGAGCAACATTTTATGGATGTCGATCTTAACCGGGCAAACCTCGGTACATTTACCACACAGGCTTGAAGCATAGCTCAGGTGTTTAAAATTTTCCATCCCCTGGGTATGCGGGGTAATAATAGAGCCTATCGGGCCACTGTAAGTGGTGGCATAAGTGTGGCCTCCAATGTTTTTATAAATGGGGCAACCGTTAAGGCAGGCTCCGCAACGGATGCAGTAAAGGCCTTGCCGCTGGTCTTTTTTTGCCAGCAGATTGGTGCGGCCATTATCCAACAGCACTACGTACATTTCCTCAGGCCCGTCGGTTTCATCCGGTCGGCGCGGACCGCTTAATATGGTATTATAAACAGTAAGATTTTGCCCGGTGCCATGAGTAGACAGCATCGGCCAAAACAAGTCCAGATCAGTAATGGAAGGGATGATCTTCTCGATCCCCACAATGGCAATATGGATTTTAGGGAATGTAGTACAAAGGCGCGCGTTGCCTTCATTTTCGCTGATGGCGATGCTGCCGGTATCAGCTAACAGGAAATTGGCACCGGTGATACCTACATCGGCCTGTACATATTTTTCGCGGAGCAGCTCGCGGGCTTTCAGGGTAATTTGTTCGGGCGTTGCATCAATGGGGGTGCCAAATTTTTCGTGGAAAAGCTTCGCGATATCTTCCTTGCTGAGGTGCATAGCCGGGGTAACAATATGGTATGGCTTTTGGCCTAACAGCTGCACTATATATTCACCTAAATCGGTTTCAAGCGATTCGATTTGATTGCTCTCTAAAAACTCGTTCAGATGAATTTCTTCGGTAACCATCGATTTGGATTTCACCACGGTTTTGGCGTTGGCCTTTTTGATGATGTTCAGGATTTCACGCTGGGCCTCTTCTACATCATTAGCCCAGATCACCTTGCCGCCGCGTTTCTGAAAATTGGCCTCAAACTCCGGGAGGAACTTATCCAGGTTTTCCATCACCTTCCATTTAAGCACATGGCCTTTCTTTTTGGCATTATCTAAATTGATAATGCGCGAAAGGCCCCGCGATACCGCCGTATTGTACCGGTCAATATTGAAGTTGATGATGCGACGGTGATCGGCATCAAAAGCCTTCTCTTCCGATTTTACCAAAAATTCTTCAGCGGTTGCTCCCATATATGCGAAAGTAGGATTTTTGTTTTATTTTTTGGGTGAGTGGTTGATTAAGTTGATTATGTGAGTGGTTGTTTTTTTCTGGTGAGTGGTTGATTGGGTTGATTAGGTGAGTGGTTGTTTTTGAACAGATAATATGTTAGAAAGTTCTAAATTTGGTGAGTGGTTGTTTTTGGGCAGATAATATTTGAAATTTTCCTAAAACAAAAGAGGCGCATCACATGCGCCTCTACAAAAATATTCTTAAACGGGTTAGCTAACTACTCACTTAATTAACCCCATCAACCACCCACTATTTCCCTCCGGCAGCAGCTGCATCCACTACAGGGCGTTTATCGCGGTTGGCAAGCTCCCATCCGGTGTAAAATACCAGTTGAGCGCGTTTGGCCAGCAGCGGGAAATTGATCTTGCTTACTTCGTCGCCGGGCTGGTGGTAATCAGCGTGTACACCGTTGAAGTAGAAGATGATTGGTACGCCATGTTTTGCAAAATTATAATGATCGCTGCGGTAGTAAAACCTGTTTGGATCATTTGGGTCATCATACTTATAATCAAGTTTTAGTTTTGTATAAGTATTGTTTGCATTCTCTCCAATTTCATGCAGTTCTTTGCTTAGCATGGCCGACCCGATGGGGTACACATAATTTGCGGAATCGGGTTTGCCGATGTATTCTTCGCCAACGCGGCCAATCATATCAATGTTTAAATCGGTAATGGTATTAGCCAGCGGGAATACAGGATGGTCTGAATAATACTCAGACCCTAATAAACCTTTCTCTTCGCCAACGTTACCTAAAAACAGGATGCTACGGCGCGGACCATGGCCGTCTTTTTTAGCTTTAGCGAAAGCGCGGGCAATTTCCAGGACGCCGGTAGTACCCGAGCCATCATCGTCGGCGCCGTTGTTTACTTTATCTTTAGCCTTTTCGTCGGGGTTTAAACCGATGTGATCATAATGGGCCGAAAATACCAACACTTCATCTTTCAGATCAGTACCTGGCATATAGCCTAACACATCAACCGCTTTTACATCATTTTTTGTAGTAGCGTAGTTTATAACCACGTTGTTTTTAATGTCTGTTGCAGGAGTAGCAGATGTTGCTGAGGCAGATTTAAGATCGGCATAAGTTTTGCCGGTTGGTTTTACCAGTTCATCAGCTAATGCGGCAGTGATGTTAAACACAGGGGCATTGGTGTTTGCCGGTTTAGCTGCGTCATCTTTAATAGTTAGCCGCGGACTTGTTACGCTTTTTCCAAAGCGGGCCAGTGCGGCTGCAATACCGGGGTTAGCAGCTAATATAATAGCCGGATTTTTGCTTTGTAAGTTTTTTACAACCTTCATACGGGCATTGCTCATGCGATAGCTGGTATTTGGTGTAGCTCCTGCTTCGGGCTTATCTTCGTTGATCCAAAGTACAATTTTACCCGCCAGAGCAGTGCTGCCTATTTCGGCATCGGTACCGTAGCCAACAAAAACGATATCACTTACAGATGTACTTTTATCAGGAAACGCGCCACCTAAGTAAAAATCGGTACCATACTCAAATGATTTACCATTAACGGTGAATGCTGTTACTTTTAACGCATTTTCGGTAAGAGGAACATCAAAAAAGTACGATCCGTTAACAGGAGCCTGAAGTCCTAATTTTTTAAACTCGGCGGCTATATAGTTAGCCGCTTTTTCGGCACCTGGTTTACCCGTTTCGCGGCCTTCAAAGGCATCCGAAGCCAGGATGCTCAGGTGCTTTTTCGCATCTTCAGCAGTTATCAGCCCGGCATATTTCATTGCCGTGGCATTCTGCTGGGCACAGGCCGTCGTTGCCGAAGCCAGCGCAATGAGCAATAGTGGTAATTTATTCATTCTTTTAGTTAATAGTTCGTTGTTAGTTGATGGATCATGGTTAATAGATCATAGCCATCAGTCGGAACAAAACCAACTAATCTCTGATCTCTAACCTCCAATCTTCGGCTTAAGCACAGGCTATCTTTTCCACACGGTTAGCATGCCTGCCGCCTTCAAATTCAGTATTTAAAAAAGTAGTTACTATGGCCTTCGCTTCTTCGGGGGTAACAAAGCGGGCAGGTACGCAAACTATGTTAGCGTTGTTATGGCTGCGGGCCAGTACTGCTATTTCTTCTTTCCAGCAAATGGCTGCGCGGATGCCCTGGTGTTTGTTGGCAGTTATGGCAACGCCATTGGCTGCACCGCAAATCAGGATCCCAAGGTCGCATTCACCGCTTTCAACGGCATTCGCTACAGGATGTGCAAAATCAGGATAATCAACCGATTCGGATGAATAGGTGCCGAAATCTTTTACTTCGACAGAAGACAGTGCCTCTGTTAAAATTTGTTTGTAATCATACCCGGCGTGGTCCGAACCGATAGCTATTTTTAATCCTTGCTTCATTTATCAAAAGTATAACGTTTTATCACTTTTTAAAGGTAAGTAATTTGTTATAAACCGGCCAATTTGTAATGCTCAAAAAAAGGAACTACTTACCCGGAAAATATGCGAGTCTCGCTTTTTTGTTGTTTTCGTTCAATAAAAAAGCATGCTGCCGGTTTAAAGAAGGCAATTATGCTTTATCAAACTCCTGTTCTTTTTTGATCTTCCGTTTTTCA from Mucilaginibacter sp. SJ includes:
- the fabF gene encoding beta-ketoacyl-ACP synthase II — encoded protein: MEFKRVVVTGLGALTPIGNTVSDYWNGLINGVSGAALIKSFDTEKFKTKFACEVKDFDADGFLGRKDARKLDPFVQYALFSTEEAVKDAGLDFSKLDTSRIGVIWGSGIGGLKTFLDEVTAFAKGDGSPRFNPFFIPKMIADIAPGHISIKYGLRGPNFTTVSACASSNNSLIDSFNYIRLGKANMFISGGSEAIINEAGIGGFNAMHALSTRNDDPATASRPFDLDRDGFVAGEGAGTIILEELEHAKARGAKIYAEMVGGGMSADAYHMTAPHPDGLGAAFVMRAALEDANLSPADIDYVNVHGTSTPIGDPQEIKAIQDVFGDDIYRINISSTKSMTGHLLGAAGAVEAIASILALKHGIIPPTINHFTDDPAFDPKINFTFNTAQKRDINIVQSNGFGFGGHNASVIFKKYED
- a CDS encoding acyl carrier protein, whose product is MSDIASRVKAIIVEKLGVDESEVTPEASFTNDLGADSLDTVELIMEFEKEFNVAIPDDQAETIGTVGQAVAYLEKNVK
- a CDS encoding IPExxxVDY family protein; the protein is MILNRKFLKFEIDFDFVLIAVTSSLKDYRVCFLINKYLNFNFVKTDDLEVDIYPGAEPVLFSLYRYSWETTETDFFFIGNKGSDGYLVPEIKSADYFLMIRNYIDDNELDMIISSLNKIPEIVAAVKIDPKKIKSRENLLF
- the pyk gene encoding pyruvate kinase — encoded protein: MELYYNRTKIVATMGPASAKKDVLLAMIKAGVNVCRLNFSHGKPEDHKVVIDLIREINEQYKTNVGILADLQGPKIRIGLVKDGGIHLVNGTHIKITTHECIGNDEQIYITYDTFPQDVQANEIILLDDGKLQLRVIETNKIDTVICEVVHGGILTSRKGVNLPNTKVSIPSLTEEDLINLEFALKQDVEWIGLSFVRTGEDIIDLKRIIARNGSAAKVIAKVEKPEAIENIDAIIAATDGVMVARGDLGVEMPLEEVPLLQKMIARKCRAASKPVIVATQMLESMITTPRPTRAEVNDVANSVLDGADAVMLSGETSVGEFPVIVIETMAKIVRNVEELGYPFNAPKQATVKDPSSPDFLINALCESAVHIAEQSNAVGIVSMTTSGYTAFEISSHRPKASTYIFTSNKQLLNALSLVWGVRAYYYDQLESTDQTIADVNDTLKAEGLIKTGDVVVNTASTPIIKQGKTNTLKLSVVE
- a CDS encoding helix-turn-helix domain-containing protein, which produces MPPYYNLPYSSFPKDHPFLCDHFMQLCCTGSKSIPARYRTCTKNSPLREKSGFGKTDLTLAALSYELAISERQLFRRIKSITGLTPNKYIRAIKLQIAREAIESGRYRTIAEVSYAAGFDTPAYFGKLFKEHYGRDVNELL
- a CDS encoding shikimate dehydrogenase family protein; this encodes MKHYGLIGFPLSHSFSKKFFTEKFKTEGITDARYDLYPIEHIKDLQNLLDEHPDICGLNVTIPHKINVLPFLDWIEHDARTAGAVNCIRVTAESPIEAAFSGEIGVKDHDFRLEGYNTDIYGFEESLKPLIGDGNDDALVLGDGGAAKAVKCVLENLGITYKVVTRKPTHHADNILFKDLQPHHILQHKLIINTTPLGTHPNIDECPPIPYDFIGENHILYDLIYNPEETLFLKHGRERGAVTKNGYEMLVLQAEKSWEIWNSKEKHP
- the gldD gene encoding gliding motility lipoprotein GldD; the encoded protein is MKYVSLLAAALLLLAACSGNHDYAPKPRGYYRIAFPKKEYQDYAPGCPYAFTYPKYAIIEPDKKRDAKPCWINMQFPRFNATLHLSYQPITSKKEFNQLVEDARTFAFKHTVKATSIDEGIIHYADKKVYGIYYTIDGNAASSAQFFLTDSVHNYIRGALYFNTEPRLDSIQPVLSFIKQDMAVMIKSFKWK